The following proteins are encoded in a genomic region of Kosakonia oryzae:
- the fdnG gene encoding formate dehydrogenase-N subunit alpha, whose translation MDVSRRQFFKICAGGMAGTTVAALGFAPKMALAQARNYKLLRAKEIRNSCTYCSVGCGLLMYSLGDGAKNAKEAIYHIEGDPDHPVSRGALCPKGAGLLDYVHSENRLRYPEYRAPGSDKWQRISWDEAFSRIARLMKDDRDAHFVENNAAGVKVNRWLSTGMLCASAASNETGMLTQKFVRSLGMLAVDNQARVUHGPTVASLAPTFGRGAMTNHWVDIKNANVVMVMGGNAAEAHPVGFRWAMEAKNNNDATLIVVDPRFTRTASVADIYAPIRSGTDITFLSGVLRYLIENNKINAEYVKHYTNAALLVRDDFAFEDGLFSGYDAEKRQYDKTSWNYQFDENGYARRDDTLNHPRCVWNLLKQHVDRYTPETVENICGTPQADFLKVCAVLASTSAADRTTTFLYALGWTQHTVGAQNIRTMAMIQLLLGNMGMAGGGVNALRGHSNIQGLTDLGLLSTSLPGYLTLPSEKQADLQQYLSANTPKALLPDQVNYWSNYPKFFVSLMKSFYGDAAQKENDWGFDWLPKWDQSYDVIKYFNMMAKGEVTGYICQGFNPVASFPDKNKVVSTLSKLKYMVVIDPLVTETANFWQNHGEMNDVDPATIATEVFRLPSTCFAEEDGSIANSGRWLQWHWKGQDAPGEALNDGEILAGIYHRLREMYRTEGGKGAEPLLKMSWNYSQPHNPHSEEVAKENNGYALADLYDANGQLLAKKGQLLNSFALLRDDGSTASSCWIYSGSWTEQGNQMANRDNADPSGLGNTLGWAWAWPLNRRVLYNRASADVQGKPWDAKRMLIQWNGAKWVGNDIPDFNTAPPGSNTGPFIMQQEGLGRLFALDKLAEGPFPEHYEPMETPLGTNPLHPNVVSSPVVRIYQDDVKRLGKKDQFPYVGTTYRLTEHFHTWTKHARLNAIAQPQQFVEISETLAAAKGISNGDRVRVSSKRGFIRAVAVVTRRLRTLQVHGQPVETIGIPLHWGFEGVAQKGYIANTLTPNVGDANSQTPEYKAFLVNIEKA comes from the coding sequence ATGGACGTCAGCCGCAGACAATTTTTCAAAATCTGCGCGGGCGGTATGGCCGGAACCACAGTTGCCGCATTAGGGTTCGCCCCGAAAATGGCGCTGGCTCAGGCGCGAAATTATAAATTACTGCGCGCAAAAGAGATCCGAAACTCCTGCACATACTGCTCCGTGGGTTGCGGGCTATTAATGTATAGCCTGGGTGATGGCGCGAAGAACGCCAAAGAAGCGATTTATCACATTGAAGGCGACCCGGATCATCCGGTCAGTCGCGGCGCGTTATGCCCGAAAGGGGCTGGCCTGCTTGATTACGTCCACAGTGAAAACCGTCTGCGCTACCCGGAATACCGCGCGCCGGGCTCCGACAAGTGGCAGCGCATCTCCTGGGACGAGGCGTTTAGCCGCATCGCCCGGTTAATGAAAGACGATCGCGACGCGCATTTCGTAGAAAACAACGCCGCGGGCGTGAAAGTCAATCGCTGGCTTTCCACCGGTATGCTTTGCGCTTCGGCGGCCAGTAATGAGACCGGCATGCTGACGCAGAAATTTGTGCGCTCCCTCGGCATGCTGGCGGTAGATAACCAGGCGCGCGTCTGACACGGACCAACGGTAGCAAGTCTTGCTCCAACATTTGGTCGCGGTGCGATGACCAACCACTGGGTTGATATCAAAAACGCGAATGTGGTGATGGTGATGGGCGGTAACGCCGCTGAAGCCCACCCGGTCGGTTTCCGCTGGGCGATGGAAGCCAAAAATAACAATGATGCCACGCTGATTGTTGTCGATCCGCGCTTTACGCGCACGGCATCAGTGGCGGACATCTATGCGCCCATACGCTCCGGGACGGATATTACTTTCCTCTCCGGTGTGCTGCGCTATCTGATCGAAAACAACAAGATCAACGCCGAATACGTCAAACACTACACCAACGCCGCATTACTGGTGCGCGATGATTTTGCCTTTGAAGATGGTCTGTTCAGCGGCTACGACGCAGAAAAGCGCCAGTACGATAAAACCTCGTGGAACTATCAGTTCGATGAAAACGGCTATGCCAGACGTGATGACACGCTCAACCATCCGCGCTGCGTGTGGAATCTGCTGAAACAGCATGTCGATCGCTATACGCCGGAAACCGTCGAAAACATTTGCGGTACGCCGCAAGCGGACTTCCTGAAAGTGTGTGCAGTGCTGGCCTCAACCAGCGCGGCAGACAGAACCACCACGTTCCTGTACGCGCTCGGCTGGACGCAACACACCGTCGGTGCGCAGAACATTCGTACCATGGCGATGATCCAGTTGCTGCTCGGCAATATGGGGATGGCGGGCGGCGGAGTGAATGCGCTGCGCGGCCACTCGAACATTCAGGGGCTGACGGATTTAGGGCTGCTCTCGACCAGCCTGCCGGGCTACCTGACGCTGCCTTCGGAAAAACAGGCCGATTTGCAACAGTATCTGTCGGCCAATACGCCAAAAGCGCTGTTGCCGGATCAGGTTAACTACTGGAGCAATTATCCGAAGTTTTTCGTCAGCCTGATGAAATCGTTCTATGGCGATGCGGCGCAGAAAGAGAACGACTGGGGCTTTGACTGGCTGCCGAAGTGGGATCAGTCTTACGACGTTATCAAGTATTTCAATATGATGGCGAAAGGCGAAGTGACCGGCTACATCTGCCAGGGCTTTAACCCGGTGGCCTCGTTCCCGGACAAAAACAAAGTCGTCAGTACGCTGAGCAAATTGAAGTACATGGTGGTCATCGATCCGTTAGTGACCGAAACCGCGAACTTCTGGCAGAACCACGGCGAAATGAATGATGTCGATCCAGCAACCATTGCGACGGAGGTGTTCCGTTTGCCGTCAACCTGTTTCGCCGAAGAGGATGGCTCCATTGCCAACTCTGGTCGCTGGTTACAGTGGCACTGGAAAGGCCAGGATGCGCCGGGTGAAGCGCTGAATGACGGTGAAATTCTCGCCGGGATTTACCACCGCCTGCGTGAAATGTACCGCACCGAAGGCGGTAAAGGCGCAGAGCCGTTGCTGAAGATGAGCTGGAACTACAGCCAGCCGCACAATCCGCATTCGGAAGAGGTGGCGAAAGAGAACAACGGTTACGCGCTGGCGGATCTTTATGATGCCAACGGACAACTGCTGGCGAAGAAAGGGCAACTGCTGAACAGCTTTGCATTGCTGCGTGACGACGGCTCAACGGCATCATCCTGCTGGATCTACAGCGGTAGCTGGACAGAGCAGGGTAACCAGATGGCCAACCGCGATAATGCCGATCCTTCCGGGCTGGGTAATACGCTGGGGTGGGCATGGGCCTGGCCGCTCAATCGTCGCGTGCTCTACAACCGCGCGTCGGCTGACGTTCAGGGCAAACCGTGGGATGCGAAAAGGATGCTGATTCAGTGGAACGGTGCGAAGTGGGTCGGTAACGACATTCCGGACTTCAACACCGCGCCGCCGGGCAGCAATACCGGGCCGTTTATTATGCAGCAGGAAGGGCTGGGGCGTCTGTTCGCCCTCGATAAGCTGGCAGAAGGGCCGTTCCCGGAGCATTACGAACCGATGGAAACCCCGCTCGGAACCAACCCGTTGCATCCGAATGTCGTCTCCAGCCCGGTTGTGCGCATCTATCAGGACGATGTGAAACGGCTGGGGAAAAAGGATCAGTTCCCGTATGTCGGTACCACATATCGTCTGACGGAACATTTCCACACCTGGACCAAGCATGCGCGCCTGAATGCGATTGCCCAGCCGCAGCAGTTTGTTGAAATCAGCGAAACGCTGGCGGCGGCGAAAGGCATCAGCAATGGCGATCGCGTTCGGGTCAGCAGCAAGCGCGGCTTTATTCGCGCGGTGGCGGTTGTCACGCGTCGACTGCGCACGTTGCAAGTGCATGGACAGCCGGTGGAGACCATTGGTATTCCGCTGCACTGGGGTTTTGAAGGTGTGGCGCAAAAAGGCTACATCGCCAATACCCTGACGCCGAACGTGGGTGATGCGAACTCGCAAACACCGGAATATAAGGCGTTTTTAGTGAATATCGAGAAAGCGTAA